In a genomic window of Campylobacter concisus:
- a CDS encoding amino acid ABC transporter ATP-binding protein, producing the protein MIEIKNLNKSYGDLRVLNDISVDIKKGEVIAIIGPSGGGKSTFLRCINRLEEPDSGHIKINGEDILDKKSDINKIRQKVSMVFQHFNLFANKNVLQNLTLAPIKAGILDKASAEKRADELLKSVGLSDKKFAYPHKLSGGQKQRIAIARSLAMEPEVILFDEPTSALDPEMIGEVLDIMKDVAARGITMLVVTHEMGFARNVANRIFFMDKGKIAVDDTPKNVFTNPQHERLKEFLGKILNH; encoded by the coding sequence ATGATTGAGATTAAAAATTTAAACAAAAGTTATGGCGATTTGCGTGTTTTAAATGATATTAGCGTAGATATAAAAAAGGGTGAAGTTATAGCTATAATTGGTCCAAGTGGTGGTGGAAAAAGTACATTTTTACGCTGCATAAATCGCCTTGAAGAGCCAGATAGCGGACACATAAAGATAAATGGTGAAGATATTTTAGATAAAAAATCAGACATAAATAAAATTCGCCAAAAAGTGAGCATGGTTTTTCAGCACTTTAATCTTTTTGCAAATAAAAACGTCTTGCAAAATTTAACTCTAGCTCCGATAAAAGCGGGAATTTTAGATAAAGCAAGTGCAGAAAAAAGAGCCGATGAATTGCTAAAAAGTGTTGGGCTAAGTGATAAGAAATTTGCCTATCCGCACAAGCTTTCAGGCGGACAAAAGCAACGTATTGCGATCGCTAGAAGCCTAGCGATGGAGCCAGAAGTGATACTTTTTGATGAACCGACAAGTGCGCTTGATCCTGAGATGATCGGAGAGGTGCTTGATATCATGAAAGATGTTGCTGCAAGGGGCATAACGATGCTTGTGGTGACCCATGAAATGGGCTTTGCAAGGAATGTGGCAAATAGAATTTTCTTTATGGATAAAGGCAAAATTGCAGTTGATGACACACCAAAAAATGTCTTTACAAATCCGCAACATGAGCGCTTAAAAGAGTTTTTAGGCAAAATTTTAAATCATTAA
- a CDS encoding amino acid ABC transporter permease: protein MKAQNLAKFLFFIIIVSLGAYFFYPRDLSEAQEIAYIKSYGVTLGLTIGGIAIGITLGFTLAFIKFLNIKVLNFIIDEYIDILRGTPVILQLLIFSVVIFATWSDNFYVALIALGLNSSAYVAEIVRSGINSVDKGQMEAARAMGLNYYVSMREIVFPQATKNILPALANEFISLFKETSVVGYISVVDITMQSKSLQAVFYSPEPVIFTGIVYYVSVKFFTLLTKLLERRLNRHD from the coding sequence TTGAAGGCTCAAAATTTAGCTAAATTTCTATTTTTTATAATAATCGTCTCACTTGGAGCATATTTTTTCTATCCAAGAGATCTTAGTGAGGCTCAAGAGATCGCTTATATCAAAAGTTACGGAGTGACTTTAGGACTTACGATAGGTGGTATTGCCATAGGCATAACGCTTGGATTTACCTTGGCGTTTATTAAATTTTTAAATATTAAAGTCTTAAATTTTATAATCGATGAATATATCGATATCTTACGTGGAACACCTGTAATACTTCAACTTTTAATATTTTCAGTTGTCATTTTTGCAACATGGAGTGATAATTTTTATGTAGCTCTCATCGCACTTGGACTAAATAGCTCTGCTTATGTGGCCGAGATCGTGCGAAGTGGCATAAATAGCGTCGATAAAGGACAAATGGAAGCGGCTCGTGCGATGGGACTAAACTACTATGTTTCGATGCGCGAGATAGTTTTTCCACAAGCTACGAAAAATATCTTACCAGCTCTTGCAAATGAGTTTATATCGTTATTTAAAGAGACATCAGTCGTGGGTTATATAAGTGTCGTTGATATTACGATGCAAAGTAAGAGCTTGCAAGCGGTCTTTTATAGTCCAGAGCCAGTCATTTTTACAGGCATTGTCTATTATGTGAGTGTTAAATTTTTTACACTTTTGACAAAACTACTTGAGAGGAGATTAAACCGCCATGATTGA